The nucleotide sequence TTATACAAGTCTATTTCGTGAACTATATTGCACGCATCGTCTAGCAAACCGTAGTTCTGTCACTACAGTCAGCCAAGAAAATTTTCGCTCACGGTTAGCACCCAAAAAATCTGGATTTCCCTGATGCACTAGATTTGATGGTTTTCACTTTACGATTGGTCATCGAAATATAATTCCTTCACGGTTTTGTGTTATCCTTGGCGGTGTTTGGCCGTTATGAAAATAATAGATTCTTGTAGCATATATAATGATCGCACCCTGACTACTGGATGAAAATTTCAGGAAATGATAAAATGACAATTGACATCGAATCTCTGGTAAAGGATGTGACGATCTGCTGGCAGCGTGCCGAGGGAGCGAAGAGCCGATCGGGATGCAAGATTCCGTCGCTTGATCAGAGAGACAGGCCGGCTGCGATGTGCATCGGCCCTAACCACCACAATCCCTTCTACCGCcagatggaggaggagaagaaggcgaTGCTCTACAGCATATTGACCCAGGTGGACGAGCAACACAAGGCTGCAGTGCTGACCAGATTAATGGACGCGATCAAAGCCCTCGAAAACGAAGCAAGGGACCATTACCTCGACCGCGCCGAGAGCATGAGCAGTTCGGAGTTCGTGCAGATGCTGGTAATCGACGGGTGCTACATCCTTGGCAAGTTCGTGCTGCCTCACTCCTGCTGCCCCAGCACTTCAGACGACGGGGCGCAGAACGGGAGTGCGATGCAGAACATGGAATTGGTGCGCGACGTGTTCTACCGCCTGGATAACCAGATACCCTTCTGTGTCCTCGACGAGATCCACAAGGTGCTCCATGGTAAGATCATCCGCTCGTGCACGGCGGTCGCCGACGTGTTGGTAACCCACGTCGGGGATCTGCTCGAGAACCTGAGCTACTCCAGGGTGCACGCACTCGATGTTCACGCGAGCCCCTGGCACTTGCTTCACTTGCTGCACACGCGCCTCCAGCCCACCGCCGAGTGGGGCAGCGAGAAGCCTACCAAGGGCGCCGCTGCGCATGTCGTCGTCAGCTGCGCATCCACGCCCGGTTTCTACCGCTGGCGCCCAGCGACGCAGTACGACGCCGCTGGCGTGCGGTTCAGGAAGTTCGATGGCTCCAGCTGCATCCTGGACGTGAAGCTCGACGGCGCCACGCTGCGCGTGCCGTCGCTTGTGGTGGACACGAACACGTACGCCCTCCTGCGAAACCTGATGATGCTGGAGCAGCACAACCCAGACCAGCTCGGCAGCCACGTCACGGCGTACTGCGTCTTCCTCTCGCAGCTCGCCGGAACGCCCGGCGACGTCGCGCTGCTCGCGAGGAAGGGGATCATCGTGCACCTCCTGCCCAGCGACAGCGACGTCGCCGTGATGTTCGCCGGCCTCTGCGTCGGCATCACCATCGGCATGGACGAGCCCAAACACAACTACCTGCACAAGGAGAGGAATGATCTCGAGCGAATCTACAACAGCCGCCTCATGGTGCAACACACTAGGAACTGCGTGACACTGCCGCATCGCAACCCGATGCTGGTGGTCGCGCTTCTTGCCGCCACGCTTGGGTTAGTCTGCCTTCTTCTCCAGGCCATCTATACCATGAAGAGCTACTATTGTAAGGGACATACATCTTGACCGAGCGTTCGATGCAAGACCAAACGTCGGATGGTCATATAATTAAGGTGAG is from Oryza sativa Japonica Group chromosome 9, ASM3414082v1 and encodes:
- the LOC4346665 gene encoding uncharacterized protein, whose translation is MKYSSGNDKMTIDIESLVKDVTICWQRAEGAKSRSGCKIPSLDQRDRPAAMCIGPNHHNPFYRQMEEEKKAMLYSILTQVDEQHKAAVLTRLMDAIKALENEARDHYLDRAESMSSSEFVQMLVIDGCYILGKFVLPHSCCPSTSDDGAQNGSAMQNMELVRDVFYRLDNQIPFCVLDEIHKVLHGKIIRSCTAVADVLVTHVGDLLENLSYSRVHALDVHASPWHLLHLLHTRLQPTAEWGSEKPTKGAAAHVVVSCASTPGFYRWRPATQYDAAGVRFRKFDGSSCILDVKLDGATLRVPSLVVDTNTYALLRNLMMLEQHNPDQLGSHVTAYCVFLSQLAGTPGDVALLARKGIIVHLLPSDSDVAVMFAGLCVGITIGMDEPKHNYLHKERNDLERIYNSRLMVQHTRNCVTLPHRNPMLVVALLAATLGLVCLLLQAIYTMKSYYCKGHTS